DNA from Cloacibacillus sp. An23:
TCTACTGGCGAATATATTTTCGTATAGCCCAGCGTTATCTTCGACGATTCAAGCGACGCCTCGTACTGCTGCACTCTCGACTTGGCGGCCTCGAGGCTCGCCTTGGCGCGCAGCCACGTGCTCATATCGGAATCGACGTCGGCCTTCGCTATAAGGTCTCGCTTCGCCAGCTCTTCCGTGCGTCTGAGGTCCTTCGCCGCCACCTCGAGCGCGGCTTCCGCGTCTAGCACGTCGGCCTTGGCGGAGGCGAGCTGCGCTTCCTGCTGAGCGACCGCCGCGGTCTGAGTCGCCGAGTCCATCAGCGCTATGAGCTGCCCGGCCTTGACCTCGCTGTTATAGTCGAAGAACAGCTCCTTTATCGTGCCCGATATCTGCGTACCGACGTCTACGGTTTCGACCGGATTCAGAGTCCCCGTAGCCTGTATCGTGGACTGCAGCGTAGTGCGCACCACAGGCACGGACTTATACTGTATCGAAGGGGCCCGGTTGAGCCACATGTAGGCCCCGCCTCCGGCCGCTGCCGCGATTATCAGAAACGCCGCGGCGAATTTGAATTTTCCGCCCTTCGCCGAAAATTTATTTGCCATATTCCAGCCCTCCTATTGCTTTTTCCAGGTTGAGCCGCGCGTTCTTGCAGTCGTAGAGCGCGAGCACGGTGTTCGTAGACGCGACGGCGTAGCTGTCCACCGCGTCTGATATTTCCAGATTGTCGCCGACGCCTGCCTGATAGCGCCCGAGCGCGAGGTCGAGCGTCGCTTTGGCGGCGCGTTCGGCTTCCTGCGCGGAGGTCAGGGATTCTTTGGCCTGGCGCAGATCTTCCCACGCCGTGCGCACTTCGAGCGTAACGTAATTTTCGAGGCTCGTGAGCTCGGCCTCGGCCTGGCGGAGCTGCGCGCGCGCCTGCTCGACGCGGCTTTTCGTAAGTCCGCCGTCCGTCAGCGGTATCGAGAGAGAGAGCTGCGCGTACCACTCGTCGGTGTCGAAATACGACTTATCGCCGAAGGCGTACCCGGCGGAGGCCGACAGAGACGGCGACAGCCCTTTCATCTGAAGCGTGACGTTCTCCGCCGCATATTCGACGCGCAGCCTTTTCGCCGCTATTTCGGGACGTTCCTTCATCGCCGCCGATACGGCCTCGTCGAGACCGATCCCCCACTCCTCGTAGTCGAGGATGTCTACGACGTCCGTTATCGCCATGAGAGGCACGCCCATCGCGTTTGCGAGCTGCGCGCGGTACTGTTCAACGGAACTCTGCGCGCGGACCAGAGTCAGCTTCGACGATGCGAGGTCGGCTTCCGCGTTCGTGACCTCTATCTTGGCCTTCGTGCCGACCTCGTAATACGAACGTGCCCAGTCGAGGCGTTTCTGGTAGTTGTCGTAGCGCGTCCGCGCTATCTCGACGTCGCGCACGGCTCTGTTGAGCAGGTAGTAGGCGCTGTAGACGTTCTGAATGACCGTGTCCACGGTCTCTTCATAGTCCGCCCGGGCCGCGTCCGTAGAAAGGCGCGCGCGGCGGATGTTGGTCTCGCGCCGTCCCCAGTCGCTTATAGACTGGTCTACGCCTATGCTGGTGTCGTAGTAGCCGGAATGGTCGTCTCCGCTGCCGCCCCGTCTGTAGGAACTTCCGGCCGAGAGCTGCGGCCTGCCGGGCGCCGCGGCCTGGTTTATCGTCGTGCGCTCGGCGTTAAGCATTTCAAGCGCGGCGGTCAGGTCCGGGTTGTTCTTCATCGCGGTCGCGAGACATTCTTCTATCGTCAGAGGCTCCGCGAACGATGAAGCCGAGAACAGAAGCGTCAGAGCCGCCGCCAGAGGCAGTATTTTTAATTTCATCAGTCTGCGCCAACTCCTTTACAGGTAATTTCTCCTTGGTATCCTAACTGTGAACCGGCTTCCCTTCCCCGGCTCGCTCTCCACCTCTATCGTGCCTCCGTGCGCCTCGACGATGGCCTTCACTATCGCGAGGCCGATGCCTATTCCGCCGCTCGTGCGGGCGCGCGACACGTCGGTGCGGTAAAAGCGCTCGAATATGTACGGGAGGTCCTTGGCCGCTATGCCGATCCCCGTGTCCGCCACGCAGATAGTTATCTCCTTTTCGGCGCCTCTCATCGAGACCGTTACGGAGCCTCCTGGGTCGGTGTAGCGCAGTGCGTTCGAGAGAAGGTTTTCGACCACCTGGCGCATCTTCGCGCCGTCCATCAGCGTCATGACGTTCGGCTCTATTTCGCGCTTAAGTTCGACGCCCTTGTTTTTATAGAGCGGGTCGAATACGAGAGCCGCCTTTTCGACGACCGACGACGCGTCGGTCTCTTCCATAGAGAGCGAATGCCCCGCGCCCTCTATAAGAGTCAGCTTCTCGACCTCGCATATAAGCTGCGAAAGCCTGTCCACCTCGCTGACCGTAAGGCGTATCCTTTCGGGTGTCGGCTCCCATACGCCGTCCTCTATCGCCTCGAGGTGGGACTTTATCACCGCGACTGGGTTGCGGAGCTCGTGCGCGATGTCGCTCATCAGCCGCTTGCGCAGCTCTTCCTGCTCTTCAAGCCCTTTGCCGAGACGGTCTACGCTTTCGATAAGCGTCTGAAGCTCTGTGATGTCGGAAGCGCCGCGGTTTTCTTCGCCAGCGTATTTTCCCATACTTATCTGCTGCGCGCGGCGCGCCGCGTCGAGCACAGGCCTGCTTATCCTGTTAGCCATGAATATGGCTATCATCGCCGCTATTATCAGCATGACGGCGACGGCGTAATACATGATTTTGTTGAACTGCTGCAAAAATTTATTTTCGGGGCTCTTGTTGAAAGGCAGCACGAAGAAGCTGACCTTGCCGACGGTCGTCCCTCCGACTACGATTTCCTTATGGCGAACCATAAGCCCTTCTATTTCCGCCTGAGCCATGCCTCCGCGGTGGTGCCCCATGCCGTGCATCGGGCCTGGCTTAACTGCGAAACGCCGGTAGACGCGCACCACGCCGCCGTCGGAGTC
Protein-coding regions in this window:
- a CDS encoding HAMP domain-containing sensor histidine kinase, which produces MKHSLRSQLIFQYMVIVIVCMLVIPTAISNLLEWQFKNFLDERLDEYENEFSEYLASAYAENGSWRGRGTLPRGSNFLRWPVAMVQITDSDGGVVRVYRRFAVKPGPMHGMGHHRGGMAQAEIEGLMVRHKEIVVGGTTVGKVSFFVLPFNKSPENKFLQQFNKIMYYAVAVMLIIAAMIAIFMANRISRPVLDAARRAQQISMGKYAGEENRGASDITELQTLIESVDRLGKGLEEQEELRKRLMSDIAHELRNPVAVIKSHLEAIEDGVWEPTPERIRLTVSEVDRLSQLICEVEKLTLIEGAGHSLSMEETDASSVVEKAALVFDPLYKNKGVELKREIEPNVMTLMDGAKMRQVVENLLSNALRYTDPGGSVTVSMRGAEKEITICVADTGIGIAAKDLPYIFERFYRTDVSRARTSGGIGIGLAIVKAIVEAHGGTIEVESEPGKGSRFTVRIPRRNYL
- a CDS encoding TolC family protein, with protein sequence MKLKILPLAAALTLLFSASSFAEPLTIEECLATAMKNNPDLTAALEMLNAERTTINQAAAPGRPQLSAGSSYRRGGSGDDHSGYYDTSIGVDQSISDWGRRETNIRRARLSTDAARADYEETVDTVIQNVYSAYYLLNRAVRDVEIARTRYDNYQKRLDWARSYYEVGTKAKIEVTNAEADLASSKLTLVRAQSSVEQYRAQLANAMGVPLMAITDVVDILDYEEWGIGLDEAVSAAMKERPEIAAKRLRVEYAAENVTLQMKGLSPSLSASAGYAFGDKSYFDTDEWYAQLSLSIPLTDGGLTKSRVEQARAQLRQAEAELTSLENYVTLEVRTAWEDLRQAKESLTSAQEAERAAKATLDLALGRYQAGVGDNLEISDAVDSYAVASTNTVLALYDCKNARLNLEKAIGGLEYGK